The following proteins are co-located in the Dermochelys coriacea isolate rDerCor1 chromosome 4, rDerCor1.pri.v4, whole genome shotgun sequence genome:
- the LOC119854259 gene encoding LOW QUALITY PROTEIN: UPF0462 protein C4orf33 homolog (The sequence of the model RefSeq protein was modified relative to this genomic sequence to represent the inferred CDS: inserted 1 base in 1 codon), which translates to MASHYLSVANLENSGIFRGGSAFGCSLSLWEGVVESFFLHSETKDYLKVEFCPHGQHLVLLLSGGNCFEKGLDLIFKADINWNKWNGTALIPWRYFPPGVDKMNLYAIHGSGIGRXIEALYPISREDIELGQGPNFHHLEYFKRFSLKWIMGENWEQPASDLWK; encoded by the exons ATGGCCTCTCACTATCTCTCAG TTGCAAACCTAGAGAATTCAGGAATCTTCAGGGGTGGATCAGCATTCGGATGCTCATTGTCATTGTGGGAAGGAG ttgttGAATCCTTTTTTCTGCATAGTGAGACTAAAGACTATCTCAAAGTGGAATTTTGCCC GCATGGACAACATCTTGTATTATTGCTCTCTGGAGGAAACTGTTTTGAA AAAGGACTCGACTTGATATTTAAAGCAGACATAAACTGGAACAAATGGAATGGCACAGCACTTATTCCTTGGAGGTATTTCCCACCTGGTGTTGACAAGATGAATTTATATGCCATCCATGGGTCTGGAATTGGAA ACATAGAGGCACTTTATCCAATATCTAGAGAGGATATTGAACTGGGACAGGGGCCTAATTT CCATCATCTGGAGTATTTCAAAAGGTTCAGTCTAAAGTGGATTATGGGAGAGAACTGGGAGCAACCTGCATCAGACCTATGGAAATAG